The window GACGAGGGCCATAGAATACGCCAAGTAGTTGCTAAAAAGGAGCGCCCCCGCGGGGGCGCTCCTTTTTAGCAACTACTTGGCGTATTCTATGGCCCTCGTCTCCCGTATGACAGTCACCCTGATCTGCCCCGGGTAGATGAGGTTGTCCTCGATCTTCTTGACGATGTCACGCGCTAGCTTCAGTGCGCCCACGTCGTCAATCTCCTCCGGCTTCACCATGATCCGCACCTCGCGGCCCGCCTGGACGGCATAGGCCTTCTCCACGCCCTTGAAGCTCGTCGCAACTTCTTCCAGGGCTTGAAGGCGCTTCACGTAGTGCTCCAGGGAGTCGCGGCGCGCGCCGGGCCTGGCCCCGCTGATGGCGTCAGCGGCGTTGACCAGGAACCCCTCCACGCTGATGTGCTCGGTGTCGTGGTGATGGGCCTCGATGGCGTCCACGACTTCGTCGGCTATGCCGTACTTCTTGGCGATGTCACGCCCGATTTCGGCGTGGCCCCCTTCCACTTCGTGCGTGAGGGCCTTGCCCAGGTCGTGAAGCATGGCGGCCATCTTGGCGACCTGCACCTTGGCGCCGAGTTCCGCCGCCATTAGCCCGGCCAGAAGCGCCGCCTCCACACTGTGCTGGAGCACGTTCTGACCATAGCTGTACCGATAGCGGAGCCGGCCCAGCAGCCGCACCACTTCAGGGTGCAATCCCGTGACGCCGGCCTCATAGACGGCCTGCTCTCCCGCGCGGCGCATCTCCTCCTCCACCTCTTTTTTCGCCTTCTCCACCATCTCCTCGATGCGGACGGGATGAATGCGCCCATCCTGGATGAGCTTGGTCAGAGCCAGGCGGGCAACTTCCCGGCGAACGGGATCAAAGCCAGAGAGCGTCACCGCCTCGGGAGTGTCGTCAATGATCAGGTCCACGCCGGTGGCGTTTTCCAGCGCACGGATGTTGCGTCCCTCGCGCCCGATGAGTCGCCCTTTCATATCGTCGCTGGGCAGGGACACCACCACAGTCGTAGCTTCGGAAACGACATCCGTGGCCACGCGCTCAATGGCTTCCGCCACAATCAACCGGGCTTTCTGCTCTGACTCCTCCTTGATGTGCTGCTCGGCCTCCCACAGCCTGCGGTTCGTCTCTTGCTGGATTTCCGCATCCACCTTCCTGAGCAGCATGTCCTTCGCCTCCACGCTGGTCAGGCTGGCGATAGCCTCCAACTGGGAAAGCTGCTTCTTCTTTCCTTCCTCCAGATCTGACTTCAGGGTATCCAGTTCCCGCTCTTTGGTTTGCAGCCCTCGATCGCGTCGCTCCAGAGATTCGAGTTTCCGGTCAATGTTCTCTTCCTTTTGGGCAATCCGGCGCTCCAGGCGCTGGACCTCAACGCGGCGTTCCCTGCTTTCCTGTTCCGCCGCCTGCTTGATCCGCAAGGCCTCGTCCTTAGCCTCAACGAGGAGCTCCTTCTTCTTGCTCTGGGCATCCTCCATGAGCTTGCCGACCTCGGTCTGCACAGCCTGGAGCCGCTTGCCCAGGATACTCCCACGGGCGAAGAAACCGACCAAACCTCCAATAGCGAGCGCGGCGAGGACGGCAATTACGACAACCACGGCGTCCACGCGTAATACCTCCATATCCGTCCTGGCCTAACCTTCGCTAGCCTGCCAAGCCGCATAGAGCTAGCTGGTTATCATGTTATGCTACTTGCAATACGGGGCGTCGTCAAGTTGCAAAGCAATGTAAAACCCACCCGCGCTGGCCAACGGCTAGACAACCTGCGCGAAGGTACACTACAATCATAAGGCCCCGTACGCTTTCGGGGCTTGTTATGGTTTGCCGCCCCACACTTCACAGGAGGTAGCACATGCCTGAAGTCAGCGTCGGACAGGTGGCGCCGGACTTTACCCTTCCCAGCCACCTGGGAGACAGCTTTACCCTGAGCAGCCTGAAAGGGACGAAGAGCGCCGTCCTGCTGTTCTACCGCTTCGACTTTACGGGAGGCTGAACCAACGAAGTCTCGTCGTTCCAGACGGAACGCAAGCTGTTCGAGGAGCGGAACGCCCAGATCATTGGTCTGAGCTGCGACAGCGTGGCCACGCACAAGGCGTGGGCCGCTGCGCTTGGAGGTGTTTCTTATCCGCTCCTTTCCGATTTTCACCCAAAGGGCAAGGTCACCGAGGCCTACGGACTGATGGACCCCAAGCTGGGCGCTCCATTCCGCGCCGTGATAGTGGTGGACAAGAACGGGATTGTGCGCTGGAAGAAGATCTATGAACGGCCCAGTCTGCCGGACGTCAAGGATGTCCTGGCGGAGATGGCGAAGGTCTCATAGCCAGAGATTGGCGTGAAAGGACGAGGGCCCGGCCTTGCGGTCTGGGTCCTTTTCTGTTGAAATGACCGGAGAGAGCATGACTGACGAGCGACGAACATTCGTGGAGGGCGACCTGGTGGTGTTCATTGACCACAGGGGACGCCAATACATGTCGCGCCTGGCGAAAGCCAAGGTGCTGCACACTCATCTGGGCATGCTGCCCCACGAGTCGGTCATCGGCCAGGAAGAAGGCGCGCGCCTCCCGACCAATACGGGCCACAAGCTGCTGACGCTGCGTCCCACTCTGGCGGAGTACCTGCTGAAGATGGAGCGCGGCAGCCAGATCATCTACCCCAAGGACACGGGCGCAATCCTCCTTGCCGCCGACATCTATCCCGGCGCACGCGTCTTCGAGGCGGGGACCGGATCAGGCGCTCTTACGCTGGCGCTGCTGCGCGCCGTTGGCGCCACGGGCCGCGTCATCACGTATGACAACAGAGAAGACGCGTCCCGACACGCGGCGCGCAACATCGAGGCGTTCCTGGGCGGCGTGCCGGAGAACCTGACGATGCGGTCCGGGGACATCTACCAGGGGATTGAGGAGCAGGGGCTGGACCGCATGGTGCTGGACGTGCCAGAGCCTTGGCTCGTGGTGCAGAGCGCGACAAAGGCGCTGCGGCTGGGCGGCATCCTGCTCTGCTTTCTGCCGACGGTGCTCCAGGTCCACCGCCTGGTGATGGAGCTGAACGCCGTGCCGGGGTACGAGATGGCGCTTACTCTTGAAGTGCTCCAGCGCACGTGGCACGTGGAGCAACGGAGCATGCGACCTGACCATCGGATGGTGGCGCACACCGGATTCATCACCACCGCGCGGCGCGTACAACCGCGGGCGCAGGCCCTGCTTGAGGCTCCCGCTCCCGGCGGGGAGGCCGCCCCACCCTCTCTCGCGGAAGAACCCGCCCCCGATCCCTAAGGCTTTGGCTGTCCCTGTGGGACCAGCGGCGCAATCTCTTCAGGCTTCAACTGGAATTTGGCGACCAACGCCTGCATGGCGTTGTCCGCTTGCATGCCCGCCTCGTTGCTCGCCGCGTCCAAGGCCTGAATCTTGTTCAGGTCACCCCTTCGGGAGGCCACAGCTTCTCGGAGGGCGCCCACGAAGTCCTGCATTTTCAGGTACGCGGTCACCCATCGAATGGAGACCTCACGGGCGAGCGGGTCACTGGGAGGCGCGATGCGCCTCAGGCGGTCCAGAAGGTTGTCGTAGCGGCCTGACAGGCTATCAAAATCCCCCAGCAACGGGGTGCCCTCATTGGCGGACTCGCGCTTCATGTAGGCATCGAAGTCCCGCCACCACATCTCGGTATCGGAGTCCAGCCCCTGCAACGCCGCGGCAAAGCGGACGACCGCGTCGCGCGTGGCCTGGGGAATAGGAGTCACTGTCGGAGTGGGTGTGGGTGGAAGCACGGGCGCGGGCGCCGGAGTAGACGGGGGTGCAGGCGATGGTAATGCTGAGCAAGCCGCCAGCAGAACCACCAGAAGCACAGCCGCCGCGCTCATAAGAAGCGTGAGAGCGCTTCCGCGCGCGGTGCGCCATGAAGAACGACACCGAAGCATAACCTCCGCATTATGCTCCCATGCGCCCCCGCTGACAAGCGGCTGTATAATGGCGCCAGCGCACGCTGTGAAAGGGGGTTCCATGCCCAAAGTCCGCATTGACCCGACCCTGGAGATGCACTATGAGGTGGACGATTTCACCGACCCCTGGACCAAGCCGCAGGTGGCGATCATGCACCACGGGGTGGCCAAAAGCAGCCGCATGTGGTACGCATGGGCGCCTTATCTCGCCCGGCACTTCCGCGTGTACCGCATTGACGCGCGTGGCTTTGGCCAGTCTTCGCCCGCGCCCGCGGACTTCCGCTACTCGGTGGACAGCTTCACGCAGGACCTGCGCGGCTTCATGGACAAGATGGGACTGGAGAAGGTCCACCTGCTCGGCGAGACCCTCGGCGGCACCATCTGCCTCAAGTTCACACACGACTATCAGGAGCGTGTGCGCAGCCTCGTGTTTTGCGCCGCGCCCTACATGTTCGCCGACCTGGCGCCGCGCATCCCCGAGGAGATTCGCATCCTCCAAACCGAGG is drawn from Dehalococcoidia bacterium and contains these coding sequences:
- the rny gene encoding ribonuclease Y, yielding MEVLRVDAVVVVIAVLAALAIGGLVGFFARGSILGKRLQAVQTEVGKLMEDAQSKKKELLVEAKDEALRIKQAAEQESRERRVEVQRLERRIAQKEENIDRKLESLERRDRGLQTKERELDTLKSDLEEGKKKQLSQLEAIASLTSVEAKDMLLRKVDAEIQQETNRRLWEAEQHIKEESEQKARLIVAEAIERVATDVVSEATTVVVSLPSDDMKGRLIGREGRNIRALENATGVDLIIDDTPEAVTLSGFDPVRREVARLALTKLIQDGRIHPVRIEEMVEKAKKEVEEEMRRAGEQAVYEAGVTGLHPEVVRLLGRLRYRYSYGQNVLQHSVEAALLAGLMAAELGAKVQVAKMAAMLHDLGKALTHEVEGGHAEIGRDIAKKYGIADEVVDAIEAHHHDTEHISVEGFLVNAADAISGARPGARRDSLEHYVKRLQALEEVATSFKGVEKAYAVQAGREVRIMVKPEEIDDVGALKLARDIVKKIEDNLIYPGQIRVTVIRETRAIEYAK
- a CDS encoding alpha/beta hydrolase, with product MPKVRIDPTLEMHYEVDDFTDPWTKPQVAIMHHGVAKSSRMWYAWAPYLARHFRVYRIDARGFGQSSPAPADFRYSVDSFTQDLRGFMDKMGLEKVHLLGETLGGTICLKFTHDYQERVRSLVFCAAPYMFADLAPRIPEEIRILQTEGTAAWAKWTMYGRFNPEQVPQGLIDWYQQELSKTKPESIVSVISRLGGTDLTPLLPKIRVPTLIMGGEKSILAPPPRLHAMKQAMPNAEVVIIPNAQHHITTAFPDRCAQDALKFMLKAAASG
- a CDS encoding redoxin domain-containing protein; this translates as MPEVSVGQVAPDFTLPSHLGDSFTLSSLKGTKSAVLLFYRFDFTGGUTNEVSSFQTERKLFEERNAQIIGLSCDSVATHKAWAAALGGVSYPLLSDFHPKGKVTEAYGLMDPKLGAPFRAVIVVDKNGIVRWKKIYERPSLPDVKDVLAEMAKVS
- a CDS encoding tRNA (adenine-N1)-methyltransferase encodes the protein MTDERRTFVEGDLVVFIDHRGRQYMSRLAKAKVLHTHLGMLPHESVIGQEEGARLPTNTGHKLLTLRPTLAEYLLKMERGSQIIYPKDTGAILLAADIYPGARVFEAGTGSGALTLALLRAVGATGRVITYDNREDASRHAARNIEAFLGGVPENLTMRSGDIYQGIEEQGLDRMVLDVPEPWLVVQSATKALRLGGILLCFLPTVLQVHRLVMELNAVPGYEMALTLEVLQRTWHVEQRSMRPDHRMVAHTGFITTARRVQPRAQALLEAPAPGGEAAPPSLAEEPAPDP